Proteins encoded in a region of the Mycoplasmoides pirum ATCC 25960 genome:
- a CDS encoding BMP family ABC transporter substrate-binding protein, with amino-acid sequence MDNKNSRSNLSKPIKNNKKRTVFKISAFSGLALSGVVVATIVTACSGVQFKSTAQVVVSDSSSVLADQSFSESTYDGLRDFYKALGQNAPDANSPDIVEGNGIWKKPGSNDDSRINTYENVKNDGSNIVIATGFNQQNALQILTDQSSQYYNTLKDTGFIFVDGAMSTSYGNNKTSNPTNVASIAYRADNGSFLVGLATAVYLNQNWSSFYSARPDTIGASGFVGIPLPSTVSLLNGYRQGLIYWNKIAPMIQLEDGSNGIPIKWISQSDDRSINSYSSGSFDLNSQAAITLMDKLITNGAKAIFPIAGPQTRIAVNSVTQKGENVAIIGVDTAQENITSLQKSMPKPTNTVKNVIPFSSLKNLKISVHGVLDAIKSGQNKGLTEDQPGYSGFGYNNVADLNNDGVGISDAGLPYLIDPLFFTENPTGSTTGKIDGTQVTVNNKQYQQYDLSSSTTTKWKLSDIKKGQDVLNRPTDGDKMNNYEKLLKDKILIKYSNDTTHTNGYNWTIKGDELSDTNSLDLTNLPAITGDNGKYTVQAAFGGEKTVKIYTGDNPLDGTKWNYGISII; translated from the coding sequence ATGGATAATAAAAATTCAAGAAGTAATTTGAGTAAGCCCATAAAAAATAATAAGAAAAGAACTGTTTTTAAAATTTCAGCCTTTAGTGGTTTAGCATTGTCGGGAGTAGTTGTAGCCACTATAGTTACTGCTTGTTCTGGTGTCCAATTTAAAAGTACAGCTCAAGTAGTAGTATCTGATTCATCATCGGTTTTAGCTGATCAATCATTTAGTGAATCGACATACGATGGATTGAGAGATTTTTATAAAGCGTTAGGTCAAAATGCTCCAGATGCAAATAGTCCTGACATTGTAGAAGGAAATGGTATTTGGAAAAAACCTGGAAGTAATGATGATTCAAGAATTAATACATATGAAAATGTTAAAAATGATGGAAGTAATATTGTAATAGCAACAGGTTTTAATCAACAAAATGCATTGCAAATATTAACTGATCAAAGTTCACAATATTACAACACACTTAAAGACACTGGATTTATTTTTGTAGATGGCGCTATGAGCACATCGTATGGAAATAATAAGACATCAAATCCAACAAATGTAGCAAGTATTGCATATCGTGCAGATAACGGTTCATTCTTAGTTGGTTTAGCAACAGCTGTTTATCTAAATCAAAATTGAAGTTCCTTTTATTCTGCAAGACCAGATACAATAGGTGCTAGTGGTTTTGTTGGTATTCCATTACCATCAACTGTATCTTTGTTAAATGGATATAGACAAGGATTAATTTATTGAAATAAAATTGCTCCTATGATTCAATTAGAAGATGGTAGTAATGGAATTCCAATTAAATGAATTTCACAAAGTGATGATCGTTCAATTAATAGTTATTCAAGTGGTAGTTTTGATTTAAATTCTCAAGCAGCTATTACATTAATGGATAAATTAATCACAAATGGTGCAAAAGCAATTTTCCCAATAGCTGGTCCACAAACTCGCATTGCTGTTAATTCAGTAACTCAAAAAGGTGAAAATGTTGCAATTATTGGTGTTGATACAGCACAAGAAAATATTACTAGTTTACAAAAATCAATGCCTAAACCAACTAATACAGTTAAAAATGTTATTCCTTTTTCTTCATTGAAAAATTTAAAAATAAGTGTTCATGGTGTGCTTGATGCTATTAAATCTGGTCAAAATAAAGGATTAACAGAAGATCAACCAGGATATTCTGGATTTGGATACAACAATGTTGCTGATTTAAATAATGATGGAGTAGGAATTTCAGATGCTGGATTACCATATTTAATTGATCCTTTATTCTTTACTGAAAATCCAACTGGTTCTACAACAGGTAAAATAGACGGAACACAAGTTACTGTAAATAACAAACAATATCAACAATATGATTTGTCATCATCAACTACAACAAAATGAAAATTATCTGATATTAAAAAAGGTCAAGATGTGTTGAATCGTCCAACTGATGGTGACAAAATGAATAATTATGAAAAATTATTAAAAGATAAGATTTTAATTAAATATTCTAATGATACTACTCACACTAATGGTTACAATTGAACAATAAAAGGTGATGAATTAAGTGATACAAATTCTTTAGATTTGACTAATTTACCTGCCATAACAGGGGATAATGGTAAATATACTGTACAAGCTGCATTTGGTGGTGAAAAAACTGTAAAAATATATACTGGTGATAATCCGCTTGATGGCACAAAGTGAAATTATGGAATATCAATTATTTAA
- a CDS encoding BMP family lipoprotein, whose amino-acid sequence MSVFTTSCSVIYRSVAQIVVSDDSSTLADQSFSESTYDGLKSFYENDVKLPNIPDANSPDIVEGNGIWKRPGKNDIERINTYENIINDGSNIVIASGYNHQNALQLITNVNDNNYQNKFGNTGFIFVDGAMNTNYKISDTQTITCNPKNVASISNRADNGSFLAGLATSVYLNQNWKSFVDDLSKVPEKISVSSFVGLAIPTTVSLLNGFRLGIMYWNKIANLITIDGNNSGIPIEFISPGNSFNINEFTSGSFLANEQKATTISNSLIAKGVRAIFPIAGPQTKLVVNSITASSKNVAVIGVDSAQENISDLQSFMPHPNGAVQKVIPFSSIKDLKTSVHGVLSAIRSGENKGLTDDEPGYSGFGYNNIADLSNGGVGVSPAGLSYLIDPLFFANIQPDLDNNASTITPTTNDNFQIYDLSTTTSKWSLSKLLETNENDKDKKNIISNYQKLLNNQIKIKYKNESNEIDWTITGNELSSKSDSHCPIFVADKENIINYDINKAFGGTKTKLIANGSLLSGKNWKYSFQID is encoded by the coding sequence TTGTCTGTTTTTACAACCTCTTGTTCAGTAATTTATCGAAGTGTTGCTCAAATTGTTGTTTCAGATGATAGTTCTACTTTAGCAGATCAATCTTTTAGTGAATCTACTTATGATGGTTTAAAATCTTTTTATGAAAATGACGTAAAATTACCAAATATACCTGATGCAAATAGTCCAGATATTGTAGAAGGTAATGGTATTTGAAAACGTCCCGGAAAAAATGATATTGAAAGAATTAATACATATGAAAACATTATAAATGATGGTAGCAATATTGTAATTGCATCTGGATATAATCATCAAAATGCATTGCAATTGATTACAAATGTTAATGATAATAATTACCAAAATAAATTTGGAAATACAGGTTTTATTTTTGTTGATGGTGCTATGAATACAAACTATAAAATTAGTGACACTCAAACAATAACTTGCAATCCCAAAAATGTTGCAAGTATTTCAAATCGTGCAGATAATGGTTCTTTTTTAGCCGGTCTTGCAACTTCAGTTTATTTAAATCAAAATTGAAAATCTTTTGTTGATGATTTGTCTAAAGTTCCTGAAAAAATTTCAGTAAGTAGTTTTGTTGGATTAGCAATCCCTACAACAGTCTCATTATTAAATGGTTTTAGATTAGGAATAATGTATTGAAATAAAATAGCCAATTTAATTACAATTGATGGAAATAATTCAGGGATCCCGATTGAATTTATTTCACCTGGCAATTCATTTAATATTAATGAATTTACTTCTGGTAGTTTTTTAGCAAATGAACAAAAAGCTACAACTATTTCAAATTCATTAATTGCTAAAGGTGTAAGAGCAATATTTCCAATTGCAGGTCCGCAAACTAAATTAGTTGTTAATTCAATAACAGCATCAAGCAAAAATGTTGCTGTAATCGGTGTTGATAGCGCTCAAGAAAATATTTCAGATTTACAATCGTTTATGCCTCATCCAAATGGAGCAGTTCAAAAAGTTATTCCTTTCTCTTCAATTAAAGATTTAAAAACTAGCGTTCACGGTGTATTAAGTGCAATTAGATCTGGTGAAAATAAAGGTTTAACTGATGATGAACCTGGATACTCAGGTTTTGGATACAACAATATTGCTGATTTAAGTAATGGTGGAGTTGGTGTTTCTCCCGCTGGTTTATCTTACTTAATTGATCCATTATTTTTTGCAAATATACAACCCGATCTAGACAATAATGCTTCAACTATTACTCCAACAACAAATGATAATTTTCAAATTTATGATTTATCGACAACAACAAGTAAATGAAGTTTGTCTAAATTACTAGAAACAAATGAAAATGATAAAGACAAAAAAAATATTATTAGTAATTATCAAAAATTATTAAATAATCAAATAAAAATAAAATATAAAAACGAATCTAATGAAATTGATTGAACAATTACTGGAAATGAATTAAGTTCTAAATCCGATTCACATTGTCCAATTTTTGTTGCAGATAAAGAAAATATTATTAATTATGATATTAACAAAGCATTTGGTGGAACTAAAACAAAATTAATAGCCAATGGTTCATTATTATCAGGTAAAAATTGAAAATATAGCTTTCAAATAGATTAA
- a CDS encoding AAA domain-containing protein yields the protein MAADWSWLKNRLVSAKTKSNSFWLPTLSQTVIDIGELLKCASNIYDHSINGIINFINTNNVIEIDLKRLSDIPEAESFRRFGTTEDLFKIFQNEFSHLYKLLKKQMREFGDSSLFIGLPLIEGINEFGDFYRAPLLYIQVEMEPVNRFQKINLIINHSEFILNPTILGVEVNKRSILFQNKYDQSTLDIQQALNVFKDLNIIFKMPLTNEVIPFEKKGKPEFLEANKNQSYNALVNNVLLGIFDVKGDKLFQDFTTIMSKDPNAIDEVFANKRDLLFDHKAFNNNFKVGEIALISNIDIYQQLSIKHALMGDVVIEGPPGTGKSETILNILANIALNNKTALFVSEKTTAMDVVYNRLGKLKHIALYVPNLIEEKRKFYQQFVEYENYFEKEYRPELLNYSRSNFDSSLINEGYEKNNKIHNIYNLKINSGKHEYDLFDMLLNFSVLDTKNITVKDAKEFDDWISQHSDYQWLAKHNEYLTLEEEIIKDWKIENFNKFLNIYSHDVTDWKWEYLISQYLKSGIIELPKIKNPFFKAKNNIKVLYKKLKNQIEKYLVLKNYSSKSKANTIQWVITNNVNRESSRFFYSWYMQTCSASQLKDLLFLQNDIDKHSIKFEEETQKFINNCKDELHALIIKKFYNIYQTDKSTLLEMCRHGRNSNLKDISWWFKMYSNLLKQLYPIHIMSFETASILLENNKNLYDYVIIDEASQVFLERALPALYRASKYVVAGDTKQLRPSNFFQSRANYNDDSFDELDSDNIIETNEAVNAVSLIHFLKERARISTMLRYHYRSDFSNLIAFTNNHIYGNELIFMDKAIKSNQTFIVHNITNGRWQSNRNFEEAQALVNRIRDLTRTEDYDKSLGVITFNKTQTELIENLMDKMNDPFVNEWRDRYNENDEYIGLFVKNVENVQGDERDIILFSLGYDKSVSNYGPISKAEGENRLNVAITRAKHRIELFKTNMASEYNGWSSKIPGTRLLVEYLDYCEKQNLISKEDPESGNVVTASIQHLDSNFNKEYILHSVNKQLKQIFGKYFEINQNVVEGQYIFDFVFYRNGVPILAIDIDTPKFDSLSQFYERFLYKNIFMKKRGWNHFRIWTSEWIISIKNVLLNLQKKLSTICEFENNKN from the coding sequence CACATTTATATAAATTGTTAAAAAAACAAATGCGAGAATTTGGAGATAGTAGTTTATTTATAGGATTACCTTTAATTGAAGGAATTAATGAATTTGGTGATTTTTACCGTGCTCCATTATTGTATATTCAAGTTGAAATGGAACCTGTAAATAGATTCCAAAAAATTAATTTAATAATTAATCATAGTGAATTTATATTGAATCCAACTATACTAGGAGTTGAAGTCAATAAAAGAAGCATATTGTTTCAAAATAAATATGATCAATCTACTTTGGATATTCAACAAGCTTTAAATGTTTTTAAAGATTTGAACATTATATTTAAAATGCCTTTAACAAATGAAGTTATTCCATTTGAAAAAAAAGGAAAACCAGAATTTTTAGAAGCAAATAAAAATCAATCTTATAATGCTCTAGTTAACAATGTTTTATTAGGTATATTTGATGTAAAAGGTGACAAATTATTTCAAGATTTTACAACAATAATGAGTAAAGATCCTAATGCAATAGATGAAGTTTTTGCTAACAAAAGAGATTTATTATTTGATCATAAAGCATTTAATAATAATTTTAAAGTTGGAGAAATTGCTTTAATTAGCAATATCGATATTTACCAACAACTATCTATTAAACACGCATTAATGGGTGATGTTGTTATTGAAGGTCCACCAGGTACTGGAAAATCAGAAACTATATTAAACATTTTAGCTAATATTGCATTAAATAATAAAACTGCACTTTTTGTAAGTGAAAAAACTACTGCTATGGATGTGGTTTACAATCGTTTAGGTAAATTGAAACATATAGCACTTTATGTTCCTAATTTAATTGAAGAAAAAAGAAAATTTTATCAACAATTTGTAGAATATGAAAATTATTTTGAAAAAGAATATCGTCCAGAATTGTTAAATTATTCTCGTTCTAATTTTGATAGTTCTTTAATAAATGAAGGTTATGAAAAAAATAATAAAATTCATAATATTTATAATTTAAAAATTAATTCAGGTAAACATGAATATGATTTATTTGATATGTTGCTTAATTTTTCTGTTTTAGATACTAAAAATATAACAGTAAAAGATGCAAAAGAATTTGATGATTGAATTTCTCAACATTCTGATTATCAATGATTAGCTAAGCATAATGAATATTTAACTTTAGAAGAAGAAATTATTAAAGATTGAAAAATAGAAAATTTTAACAAATTTTTAAATATTTATTCTCATGATGTCACAGATTGAAAATGAGAATATTTAATTAGTCAATATTTAAAATCTGGAATTATTGAACTTCCTAAAATTAAAAATCCTTTTTTTAAAGCAAAAAACAACATTAAAGTTTTGTATAAAAAATTAAAAAATCAAATTGAAAAATATTTAGTTTTAAAAAATTATAGTTCTAAGTCAAAAGCTAACACAATTCAATGAGTAATAACAAACAATGTTAATCGAGAAAGTTCTAGATTCTTTTATTCTTGATATATGCAAACTTGTAGTGCAAGTCAGTTAAAAGATTTGTTATTCTTGCAAAACGATATTGACAAACATTCAATAAAATTTGAAGAAGAAACCCAAAAATTTATTAATAATTGTAAAGATGAATTACATGCATTAATAATTAAGAAATTTTATAACATTTATCAAACTGACAAATCAACATTGTTAGAAATGTGTAGACATGGAAGAAATTCTAATTTAAAAGACATTTCATGATGATTTAAAATGTATTCAAATCTTTTGAAACAATTATATCCAATACACATTATGTCTTTTGAAACTGCTTCTATTTTGCTTGAAAATAATAAAAATCTTTATGATTATGTGATAATAGATGAAGCAAGCCAAGTTTTCTTAGAACGAGCTTTACCAGCATTATACCGTGCATCAAAATATGTTGTTGCTGGTGATACAAAACAATTACGACCTTCTAATTTCTTTCAATCTCGAGCTAATTATAATGATGATTCATTTGATGAATTGGATAGTGATAATATTATTGAAACAAATGAAGCAGTTAATGCTGTTAGTTTAATTCACTTTTTAAAAGAACGTGCTAGAATTAGCACAATGTTGCGTTATCATTATCGATCAGATTTTAGTAATTTAATTGCTTTTACAAACAATCATATATATGGAAATGAATTAATTTTTATGGATAAAGCAATAAAATCTAATCAAACTTTTATTGTTCATAATATTACTAATGGTCGTTGACAAAGCAATCGAAATTTTGAAGAAGCACAAGCTTTAGTAAATCGAATACGTGATTTAACTAGAACAGAAGATTATGATAAAAGTTTAGGTGTTATTACATTTAACAAAACTCAAACGGAATTGATAGAAAATTTAATGGATAAAATGAATGATCCATTTGTTAATGAATGACGAGATCGTTATAACGAAAATGATGAATATATTGGTCTTTTTGTTAAAAATGTAGAAAATGTCCAAGGTGATGAGAGAGATATTATATTATTCTCATTAGGTTATGATAAATCTGTTAGTAATTATGGTCCAATTAGTAAAGCAGAAGGTGAAAACCGTTTAAATGTTGCCATAACTAGAGCTAAGCATCGTATTGAATTATTTAAAACTAATATGGCTAGTGAATATAATGGTTGATCAAGCAAAATTCCGGGTACACGATTATTAGTAGAATATTTAGATTATTGTGAAAAACAAAATTTGATATCTAAAGAAGATCCTGAATCAGGTAATGTTGTTACTGCATCCATTCAACATTTAGATAGTAACTTTAATAAAGAATACATTTTACATTCTGTAAATAAGCAATTAAAACAAATATTTGGAAAATATTTTGAAATTAATCAAAATGTTGTTGAAGGGCAATATATATTTGATTTTGTGTTTTACCGTAATGGTGTTCCTATATTAGCAATTGATATAGATACTCCTAAATTTGATTCATTAAGTCAATTTTATGAAAGATTTTTATACAAAAATATTTTTATGAAAAAACGTGGTTGAAATCATTTTAGAATTTGAACTTCTGAATGAATTATTTCTATAAAAAACGTTTTGTTAAATTTACAAAAAAAATTATCAACTATTTGTGAATTCGAAAATAATAAAAATTAA